The nucleotide window CGGACAGGAAGGCCCTTGTGCCGTCAGCACCCTGCCCACGTGCCCACCCAGCCAAAGCCTTCCTGAAGGCCAGGGATGGGAACTTGGAGCTCCCACCCACGGGATTCTGGCTTTCCACACCAACCCTCACTTCCTGGCTCAAAGTCTCACTTCCTGCACCTACCCCGTGGGTAGCTAGTTAGAGGCTGCTGTGTGCCTTCTGTACCGAGTTCCCagaccccacccccggccccggccccggcccgggcccTGACCCTGAGCCCTGCGCTGCTCCTCCAGGCTGGTACACCTGGCAGTGATCCACGAAGCCCCCGCCATGCTGCTGTgctgcctggctctgctgccacAGGAGGTCCTGGACATTCAGAACAACCTTTACcaggtgggtggggaggagggccagTGCTCAGGTGCCCACGTCTGCCCTGGCCGCTCGCGCGGGTAACCCAGTGCCAGCCACAGAGcgaggagctggggctggtgaTGCATAAGGCACAGCCTCTACCCACAGTGCCCTCAGCCCAGGCTGGGGACTCCAGCCACGCAGCTCGgtgatgggggaggagggggggtgTCACGTGAAGCAGCCAGGGGGTGCCACCAgccacaggaggtggcttctaAGTGGAGTCTTCAAAGAGGCATTTGCCATGTAGAAACTGCCTGATGCCCCCATCTTTCCAACCTCAAACTAAGCCCTGTTTCCTGCCCAGGGGTTTCCCCACAGTGGGAGGGGCTAGAGTCTGTCCCCATGTGTTCTGGCTCTGGAGGCTAATGGGGACCCACAAGAAGAGCAGAGGACCTCACCCTGCTTCCCAAACTGGAGTCCTGGAACTGGGTGGGGGGCTGATGCAGGGAAGACTTGGTAGTATTTCCTTGGAAGACCAGGGCTGTGGCACCTGTAAGCTGCTCTCACAGAGGGTGGCCCCCTAGACATTCCCGAGGGAGGCGCCTGCCCCCGGTGACCCTCTGTCTGTGCCTACAGACGGCCCTCCATCTGGCCGTGCACCTGGACCAGCCGGGCGCAGTGCAGGCACTGGTGCTGAAGGGGGCCAGCAGGGTGCTGCAGGACCGGCACGGTGACACGGCCCTGCATGTGGCCTGCCAGCGCCAGCACCTGGCCTGTGCCCGCTGCCTGCTGGAGGGCCAGCCGGAACCAGGAAGAGGACCGCCTCACTCCCTGGATCTCCAGCTGCAGAACTGGCAAGGTGCGGGCAGTCCCGGGgacaggaggggggaggggaggggccccctGCTGTCCGTAgatttccccaccccacccctctggcTCCAAGCACATAGGTACTGAAGGAAGGGATGAGTGAATGGTTGGATTTAGAGTTTATCCCCCGCTTGTCGTGTGCTGATCAGAAAGGTGGATCTTGGCCCTTAAGAGTTCAGCTTCCCAGAGGTCATGAGGACTCATTCACTCATACACCAGAAATGTCCCAAGGGCCCTTCCAGGCACCCCCAACACTATCCTGGGAGCGATTacacctgggagccagcagagccAGTGTGCCACTGGCAGCAAACCAGCAAACCTAACTGGAGGGTACAGCTACAGTCAGAGAAGTGAGCgctggcagagcagagcagagggagaggggctgcGATGAGGGGGCTGGAGAGTGGATGTGTGCTTTtccttttgaagattttattcatttatttgaaaggcagagttatagagggagcagaagagagaaagagaaggggggagagagaaagagaggtcttccatctgctggttcactccccagttggctgcagtggctggagctgggctgatctgaagccaggagtttcctctaggtctcccacatgggtgcaggggcccaaggacttgtgccaccttccactgctttcccaggtgcattatcagggagctggaatggaagtggagcagccagggctcaaaccagcgcccctgtgggatgccggcactgcaggcactggcttagcctactgtgcctcTGTGCCAGCCCCCTGGATGTGCTTTGACAATTGGATGGTCAGGGAGGGCATCGTGGAGCCAGGGACATCTGATCAGAGACTTGTAGGGGTGGAGGACGTACGCTGAGCAGAGGTGGGGTCCAGCCCGGCAGGAGGCAGTAGCACAAAGGGCGGGAGGCTACAGGCAGGAGgagacagggcctggggagggctgggaaCCGGGGATCCCTGAGAGACTCTCAGAGAtgtggcctcagcctggcctgaaagcaggtgcagtgtgtgtgtgtgtgtgtgtgtgtgtgtgtggagggggcgTGCGTCCGGGGGCGGCACTCAGCAGCCTGCCCCCTGAAGCATGAAGGTTTCAATAACATGACTGAAAAGCTGGAAACTTTGAGTTCCTTTCCCCCTCAGACTTTTGAGGGAGTTTTTGGTGTGCATTTTAACGGTCCTGTGATTAGAGGCACCGAGTGAGCAGTGGGTCCCTTGGGGCCtggggggggtggagggtgggagtgGTGGCCGAAGATCAGCAGTACCCTCCCCCATCCCAGGGCTGGCCTGTCTCCACATCGCCACCCTGCAGAGGAACCAGCCACTCATGGAGCTACTGCTTCAGAACGGAGCCGACATTGACGCACAGGTGAGGTGCTGCGGGGGgggcccacagccctgcccctacCTGTGTGCTGGCACGCCCAACTTCATCAAGAGCCCAGCCCGGCATGCTGACACCCTTCCTCCCCCTGCAGGAGGGCACCAGTGGGAAGACAGCGCTGCACCTGGCCGTGGAAACCCAGGAGCGGGGCCTGGTGCAGTTcctgctgcaggccggggcccgAGTAGACGCCCGTATGCTCAACGGCTGCACGCCCCTGCACCTGGCAGCCGGCCGGGGCCTCGGCAGCATATCAGCCACGCTGTGCGAGGCGGGCGCTGACTCCCTGCTGAGGAACGTGGAGGACGAGACGCCCCAGGACCTCGCTGAGGATGTAAGAGGCGTGCGTTCCGCTCCGCTCTCTAGGGCTGCCCTCACTCCGCTCTCTAGGGCTGCCCTCACTGACAGCAGAGACAGGTGCATTAGCCCAAAGGGCCTGCCGTGAAACCAGGACTCTGCCATTCACCTACTGTGGGAACAAAAGTTCAATGTAGAAAGATAGTCAAAATGTTTTCTGAGCACTCCCCTACCCCCAAAAGCAGCCAAGGAAAGCTCAATGGGCCGGCTCTGATGTccctcccagctctggcattAGCTTGCCCAAGGCCTCAGCTTGCCCAAGGCCTCAGGGCTCTGCCCAGAGGGGCCAGCTGCTTGGGGAATTCTCTGAAGACCTGTTCCTTGGTCTTCAGCTGTCTTTTGGCAGGGAgggagtggcccagcaggttCCCCTAGGTCACCTCCCCACACGCCTTTCCCCAGGGCCTCTGGGCCTCTGATCTtgcttctctgctttctttctcaGCCCCTTACTCTGTTGCCCTTTGATGACCTCAAGATCTCAGGGAAGCCGCTGCTGTGTGCTGACTGAAGCCCGGGCAGGATCCGCGGCCCCGGGAACCTGGGACCACCgctgctgcagctggagcccAGACCACATGCAGACCCAGACCCCTCTGGGGTCCTAGGCcctgctggggccagagccaggggccagggcagtCCGAGCAGAGGAGGACTGCCAGTGAGAGCGCGAGCCAGTCTGGGAGGAAGAGATTCCAAGGTGGATGGGGGTTCCTGGAAGAGCCCCAAAGCCCCAGGTGTCCTGGGTGAAGCCCCTTAGCCTCCCTCGCctgcggggtgggggctgtggttCCTGTTCCTGCTCCCGTTGGGCGGGCCTGAAACTGCCGGCCAATGGGAAGACATGGACTCtggcgagagacagagagacggagcaGCCAGCAGGCCCTGAGGGCTCCAACATTTGCTTAAAGACTTCCCACCCAAGGCCCTGAACTGAGCATCGGGGAAGGGCAGTTTCAGTAACATGACACTAAATGCagactttttgaaagattttcccTGCCAGAGTCGTTCTGTGCACGTGCATGGCTGTATGCGCCGCCGGGGACTTTTAgaagggcccagggcccagagcccagagcccggtGGGGCCTTGCCGGGTGAAGTTTGGGGGCTTGTCCTGGCTGTGAACGTGCTGAGGGGGTTAGGGGGAGGAGAAATGGAGGGTGGGGGGCGCGGGGCATCTGAAGCAACCCGGGGAGAAGGGGAAGCTGGGCACAGGGAAAAGGGCTTTTCTCCCATTCCACGTGCTAGGGGGGCCTTTATGGGCCCTCACTGCAGCTCCCCAAGCTGCCAGCACCTGCTGAGAAAGCCGACTTAGGTGTGCTTATCCTCTCAGCCCTCTGAGAGGCGCACGGATGGGCGCACTGCATGGGGAAGGCCTCTGGTGTCTTAAAGAAGGGGTGGGCGAGGAAGCCAAGACGGGTCACGGCGTGCCACGGAGGTCCCGGGGAGTGGGACCGCAGAACTTGGGTGCCGGCCGCAAAAAGCAGGCCATCTCCCCGTGCCGTCCGAAAGCGGGAACGCTCACATGAGGCTCAGTGCTTGTTGGCACGCAGAGTCGCAGCGTGAGCGCGAAGGGCGATGACGCCGCCGAGGCCACGGAcacccctccagggctggggctcccaGCCCCGCCGGCTCCGGGGAACCGAGCCGAGGCTGCCTCCGGGCCGCACGGGGGCGCTGTGAgccggcggcggccgcgggcgcTGCGTGGTCGCGGCAGGGGGCGGAGGGCGGCCGCGGGGAGGGAGGCGGGAAGAGCGCGGCACTTCCGCTAGCCGCTAGCTCACTGGCTGCtcccggaggcggcggcggcggcggcgggagcggAGGGCGAGCGCGGCCCGGGGACTCCATTCCCCGGTCCCCCTCCGCCCCACGCGGCCCGGACCATGGACCCCAGGTGGGGGGCTAGGGCAGCGGCCGGCCCACGTGACCGAGCCCCCGGGCCACGTGACTGCCGCGCCTCGGCTCGGGGGGCCGGGTGGGGTCCCCCGCTGCCGGCCCGCAGAGCGCTGTTCGGAGCCGGCGCGGGTCGGGGCCGCGGCGTGGGCTTGTGCTCCCTGGGGGGCTGCGGGAGTGTCAGGCGGCGGGGCTGGGGACCCTGGCGCCCCGGGAACGTGGGGGTggcgtggtggggggagggggcgccgccTCTGGCCTGAACAGCCGGCGGGCGCTGGAGGGAACAGAGGAGACCTGTGTGACCGGAGAGGCGGGTCCGCCCCCCGGGAAAGAGGAGGCCCTGCCTGGCTCGCGCCGAACCCCCCGAGAGAGAGGCTCTTTGTCCGGGCTGGGCTGCGgtggaggggggcggggaggagactGGGCCTGTCTCCAGCGTGGCCCCCTCTGCAGGGCCGAGGGGATGAAGAAGCGCGCCCTAACCCTGGTGTCGGCTCTCCCAGCAGGTGGTGGGCCGTGCTGGTGCTGGCCGCGCTCCCCGCCTTGGGCGCAGGTGGGGAGACCCCCGAAGCCCCTCCGGAGTCCTGGACCCAGCTATGGTTCTTCCGCTTTTTGGTGAATGCTGCTGGCTATGCCAGCTTTATGGTACCTGGCTACCTTCTGGTGCAGTACTTCAAGCGGAAGAACTACCTGGAGACAGGTGTGTGAAGAAAGGGTGGGGACATGGCTTGGGCCCAGGTTGTAGGTtgctggccagcgctgcaccgggaggggaggcggggaggcaggACGGGCTGGTTGCTCTGGGCAAGACAGGTGCTGTGAAGAAGGTTTGGGACCTGACTGTGTGTGCCTTCTTCAGGCAGGGGTCTCTGCTTCCCCCTGGTGAAAGCTTGTGTGTTTGGCAATGAGCCCAAGGCCTCTGATGAGGTTCCCCTGGCTCCACGGCCGGAGACAGCAGAGACCACCCCCACTTGGCAGGCCCTGAAGCTGCTCTTCTGTGCCTCGGGGCTCCAGGTACGTGGGCAGGGCCTGCTTGCTCTTCTTCCTGGCCGGGTTCCAATGGGCAGGGAGTGTGAAACCAGGTTTTTCACCCTACTGGTCCCGATGGTTGGCTGGTTGGTGGgttccctgccccacctccttccCTCGTCCCTGTGCGCCTTGCCAACACTGCCGCCGTGGCTTTGGGGTATCTAGTACTGAAGACGGGCCTCGTGTAACCTCTTTTTTCTGATTTGCCCTGGGCCGCTGCATGTCCTGTGCTGTGAGCCCCCGATGGGAGCCTGGGGGAGCCATGCAGCCTTCCCCCAGCACTGTACTCCAGGAGCGCTAAGATAAGGGACCTGGCCACAGTTGTGGCTTGGggaccagccccaccccccatacGCCGGTGGGACGGCACTGGGAGCGACCGAGCCTCTCCCGACCTGAATTGGTTCAAAGTATCTAGCTGGGAGACTGCTTTGGGTGGAGTCAGCTTTAACATACCCTTGTACCATCCGTGCGGACAGGAAGTGCCTGGGCGGCCCTAAAGCATTTGTTCCAATGAAGTTTTCCCTGCACACTGGAGCGCAGAGAAGTCTCAAAAGGTGCTGTCCCTTCTGTCGCGTAGCCGTCCCCTGGAAGGGGGCAGCTGAGCCTTGCCTTTGCTTACCGTGTCCTGTCCCCGCCTTCCCCTCCCAGGTGTCCTATCTGACCTGGGGTGTGCTGCAGGAGAGGGT belongs to Oryctolagus cuniculus chromosome 5, mOryCun1.1, whole genome shotgun sequence and includes:
- the NFKBIE gene encoding NF-kappa-B inhibitor epsilon; this translates as MSEARKEPDEADEGQCDSGIESLRSLRSLPEPTPTSAAAPSDGGGRQPWTHPRGTTKVPQEKEDADGERADSTYGSSSLTESLSLLGGPEAEAEALAPGSPLPRAGPLSPQQLEALTYISEDGDTLVHLAVIHEAPAMLLCCLALLPQEVLDIQNNLYQTALHLAVHLDQPGAVQALVLKGASRVLQDRHGDTALHVACQRQHLACARCLLEGQPEPGRGPPHSLDLQLQNWQGLACLHIATLQRNQPLMELLLQNGADIDAQEGTSGKTALHLAVETQERGLVQFLLQAGARVDARMLNGCTPLHLAAGRGLGSISATLCEAGADSLLRNVEDETPQDLAEDPLTLLPFDDLKISGKPLLCAD